One Sulfuricurvum sp. DNA window includes the following coding sequences:
- a CDS encoding DUF481 domain-containing protein yields MRSLLFLCISTSLFALVTIAPVDIGAKPGLSGNVSGSLSSKSGNTEKDDYSLGLQVQYDQGLDYVTWGTLTYNYGKSNGTKNEDKLYAHIRYIHAIDDAQEWIGEIFLQSEQDKIKDINERSLIGAGARWRFLNSNEWGKGYAGVGGMLEKIDYTHPQINPNENNNRLNSYLAWAQTFTNTTRLSFVGYFQPKFDNTSDYVSLQTLELIVPIYGKLNLSFTAKYGYDSCPPADVKKSDSVYVTNLLWSF; encoded by the coding sequence TTGCGTTCTCTCCTCTTCCTCTGTATCTCCACCTCCTTGTTTGCACTCGTGACCATCGCTCCCGTCGACATTGGCGCAAAGCCCGGTTTAAGCGGTAACGTTTCGGGATCACTCAGTTCCAAAAGCGGCAATACCGAAAAAGATGACTACTCTTTGGGATTACAAGTGCAATACGATCAGGGACTCGACTATGTCACATGGGGAACACTTACTTATAATTACGGCAAATCCAACGGGACAAAAAATGAAGATAAGCTCTATGCCCATATCCGTTACATCCATGCTATCGATGATGCACAAGAGTGGATTGGTGAAATCTTCCTCCAAAGCGAGCAGGATAAAATTAAAGATATTAACGAACGCTCACTCATAGGTGCGGGAGCACGCTGGCGTTTTCTCAACTCTAATGAATGGGGAAAAGGGTACGCTGGAGTCGGCGGGATGTTGGAAAAAATCGATTATACCCATCCGCAAATCAATCCGAATGAAAACAATAACCGCCTCAACAGCTATCTTGCATGGGCTCAGACTTTCACCAACACCACACGACTTAGCTTCGTAGGCTATTTTCAACCGAAATTCGATAATACTTCGGATTATGTCTCATTGCAGACACTGGAACTTATCGTACCGATATACGGAAAATTAAATCTCTCTTTTACCGCCAAATACGGTTATGACAGTTGCCCTCCTGCTGATGTGAAAAAATCGGACAGTGTCTATGTAACCAATCTGCTCTGGTCATTTTAA
- a CDS encoding transposase, with protein MNVTSHCIYCHHTLYHLSDGMVKCSVCKKKYSPQRIHQIKTLIKAFCDDENALLASKTLNLSYGSVLKYYQKFRHLCAEYCEEQYQLHRTSDTQYEEYLYIEKSKRHDKTAIFDSHNFLTFSYGEKVYTLLMPSLGMFKQQFVADNLEEVYYKEFSKFMRTSKIIKISEYDNVIEQFWHYFEEFITGFKGVSKEHFPYYLKEAEFKFNTHLKERPKILEQLYFHPID; from the coding sequence ATGAATGTAACAAGCCATTGTATCTATTGCCACCATACCCTCTATCATCTCAGTGATGGTATGGTGAAATGCTCCGTCTGCAAAAAAAAATACAGCCCTCAACGCATCCATCAAATCAAAACTTTAATCAAAGCATTTTGCGACGATGAAAATGCCCTTTTGGCTTCCAAAACACTCAATCTTAGTTACGGTAGCGTTTTGAAGTATTACCAAAAATTTCGCCATTTGTGTGCCGAATATTGTGAAGAGCAATACCAACTACACCGTACCTCCGACACTCAGTATGAAGAGTACCTCTATATCGAAAAATCCAAACGTCACGATAAAACCGCTATTTTTGATTCCCATAATTTTTTGACTTTTAGTTATGGAGAAAAAGTTTATACATTGCTAATGCCCTCACTGGGGATGTTTAAACAGCAGTTTGTGGCAGATAACCTCGAAGAGGTCTATTATAAAGAGTTCTCCAAATTCATGCGTACCAGTAAGATTATCAAAATATCCGAATACGACAATGTTATCGAGCAGTTTTGGCACTATTTTGAAGAGTTCATTACTGGTTTTAAAGGGGTGAGCAAGGAGCACTTCCCCTACTATCTCAAAGAAGCGGAGTTTAAGTTTAACACTCATCTAAAAGAGCGTCCTAAAATACTTGAACAACTCTATTTTCACCCTATCGACTAG
- a CDS encoding HyaD/HybD family hydrogenase maturation endopeptidase yields the protein MRTVVLGVGNVLEEDDGVGIYACAYLNANYTFTPDIEIINGGVEGINLLNLFMENDRIIILDTINLDDEAGSIYNIPSYELSGYGLNSGGAHEVGVMQCLDMIELMGHPLPESNVIGIIPKSITFNMGLSDELSEHFSSYINTVINYLRTLEIDATPKEVHKALLEIIEEFKYPSR from the coding sequence ATGCGCACGGTGGTATTGGGTGTCGGCAATGTTCTGGAAGAGGACGACGGCGTTGGGATATACGCATGCGCCTATCTAAACGCCAACTATACCTTCACCCCTGACATAGAGATTATCAATGGTGGAGTCGAGGGGATCAATCTTCTCAACCTCTTTATGGAGAATGACCGAATTATTATCCTCGATACAATCAATCTCGATGATGAGGCGGGAAGTATCTACAATATCCCCTCGTATGAGCTAAGCGGTTATGGGCTTAACAGCGGCGGTGCGCATGAAGTCGGGGTGATGCAGTGTTTGGATATGATCGAGTTAATGGGACATCCGCTCCCTGAGTCCAACGTCATCGGGATTATCCCCAAAAGCATTACGTTTAATATGGGGCTGAGCGATGAACTGAGTGAACATTTTAGTAGCTATATAAATACAGTTATTAACTATCTTAGAACACTAGAGATTGATGCAACACCCAAAGAGGTTCACAAGGCTCTATTAGAGATTATAGAGGAGTTTAAATACCCTAGTCGATAG
- a CDS encoding hydrogenase maturation protease, with translation MDAKVALIGSGNAFFMDEGIGLYAGKYFKENFTYEPSLDVVDGGTLGFRLMPLLQEYEHVLIVNTSSNDALAVGTIVVMSGDELIEHQGIKKTANEVEITEMLQICSMASHCAATTMVSIVPEDIISVCVDITPALRAHWESYIGMIVSELAKCGITATLKNEVMSLDEIIEQFANPSIEHSKGF, from the coding sequence ATGGACGCTAAAGTAGCCCTAATCGGTTCGGGAAACGCATTTTTTATGGATGAGGGGATCGGTTTGTATGCCGGTAAATACTTCAAAGAGAACTTCACCTATGAGCCTTCGCTCGATGTTGTCGATGGGGGGACGCTAGGATTTCGTTTGATGCCGCTGCTCCAAGAGTATGAGCATGTATTGATCGTCAACACCAGTTCCAATGATGCTTTGGCGGTGGGGACGATAGTGGTGATGAGTGGCGATGAGCTGATAGAGCATCAAGGGATCAAAAAAACGGCGAACGAAGTTGAGATTACCGAGATGCTTCAAATCTGCTCGATGGCGTCTCATTGTGCGGCAACAACAATGGTGAGTATCGTCCCTGAAGACATCATCAGTGTCTGCGTCGATATAACCCCCGCTCTTCGCGCACATTGGGAGAGCTATATCGGGATGATCGTATCTGAACTCGCCAAATGCGGTATCACGGCTACGCTAAAAAATGAGGTCATGAGTCTGGATGAGATCATAGAGCAGTTTGCTAATCCGAGCATCGAACACTCCAAAGGGTTCTGA